The genomic stretch TTTACCAACAAAACTATTATTATTATTATCAATAGTTATATTGTTATTATGATTAAATGTTTTTCCACCATTTACTTTACCATTAGGTCCTGCCTCTACTTCATCATGACTATCTTCTTGAGCTATACCATCAACATTAGTATAAGAATTTTTCCAAAAAGACTTTCCTTCTTCTACTGTACCACGATATGAAGTAAATTTAACAAAATAACCTGGTCTGGCTCCACTATCTGATTTTAATGGCATAGGAGTTGTTAAAGTAAAAATTCCTCCTCCTGTTACATTTATATTTGGAGGAAGTGGATTTCCAGGTTCTTGTGGAGTAAGTATAGTTGGAACTGTTGGGTTTTTATCAAATTCTTTTGGTTTTACTCTAACTCCCAATTCTACTTTAACTATATCTTCTTGTCTTATTCTAACATTTGCTAATCCATAAGGATCTTCATCTCCACCTCTTAATGATGATGTTGCTGAATAAGGGTCTGTTGCCATAGCTGTCCCTATTTTTTCTTCTGCAAAAGTTCTTGCTGGGCTTCCTCCAACTGAAAATGTTGATAGTGTACGTGTTGTCGCTGACTTTGAAGAAGTATATTCAGCATAATGTTTACTATCAGGGTGTATATTTCTTAAAAATGTATCATCACTTCTTGTAAATATTCCTTCAAAAGGATATTTTTCTTTTTTATCTCCTTTTCCTTTATATGTTCCTCTCCAATCACTATAAAAATAGTTTGCTCCAAATTGCCATGAACTCCAAGGTGATTTTACTACTTGATTTCCTTGTTCCATCAATTGTATAAGCTCTAATTTTTCTCCTGTTATCTTTTTATTATTTTCTTCCCTTGCCGTTTTTATCTTTTCTTGTAAATCTCCTATTGAATTTCTTAGTGAATTTTTTGCAGAGTTTATCTCTTCTATTGTGGGTGTTGTGCTTGATATGTTGTCTGTGTTATTTATTTCTTGTGAAAAGGCACTCCCCCCCATCATTAAAAATAGAATCGCTAAGCCTACTGAATATTTGACTGTCCTGTATCTCTTTGCTATTGAACGAATATTTTTTTCTGCTTGATATAAATTGTTTAACATTTTATTCTTCCCCCTTTTGCTATTCTTCAGCTTTGTTTTCTTTTTTAACATCTATTACTCTACTTGCTTCTGAATTTACTTCTCCATTTGAGCCTCTTTTTACTAGTTTAAATTCTACTCTTCTGTTCTTTGCTCTTCCTTCTGTTGTCGCATTATCAGCTATTGGTTCTTCTTCTCCTCTTGGAACTATTCCAACTATTCTGCTAGGATCTAATCCTAATTCTATTAATTTTGCTTTTACTGCTTCTGCTCTTCTTTTTGATAATCCCATATTATATTCATTACTTGCTATATAGTCTGTATGTCCTACTATTGTTACTTCATAATCATTTTTTGTAATGAAATCTTTTAAATTTGTTAGCATTTCATTGTACTGTGGTTTTACCACTGATTTATCAAAATCAAAATTTAATGCCCTATCGTCTAATACTATTGTCATCTCTTCTGGTGGCTCTTCTTTCAAAGCCTCCATCTTATTAATTTCCAGTGCATTTATCCTAATTGAATTTGCTCTCATCCGTTTTGTCGTTAATGTTGATGTAAATGTTGATGACGAAATGACCAATAAGAATAAAAATAAAATTAATTTTAACTTTTTATTCATATTTATTCCCCCTTTTTTAACTCTCTTTTATATTTATTTAGAAAATAAACATAAAAATATTTTTCCTTTTAAATATAATATAATTATATTACAATAATATTATTATTTCAATATTTTTTAATATTTAAACTTGTAAATATTTCCACTTACCTCTTTTAAAAACATAAAATAATAGAGAACTTCTTATCATTAAGTCAATAGTCATAACTATCCAAGCTCCAGCTAACCCAAAATTAAATACATCTAAAAAAAGGTAGGTAGTAGGTATTCTTATTAGAAATATTCCTAAAAATGTAATATATAAAACGGATTTTGTATCTCCTGCACCTCTTAATGAACCAGCTAAAACTAAAGATGCTCCTGAAAAAGGTTGACATATTGAGACTATTCTTAATGCCATTGTAGAGAGTTCAATAACTTTTTCATCTTTTGTGAATAATGAAACCAAAAAATGAGGCATTATAAAAAATAGTAAACCAAAAGATGACATAACTAACACAGCAATTATAGTACAAATATATCCATCTTTTAAGGCTTTTTTACTTGAACCTCTTCCCAATTCTTGTCCAACTAAAGCTGAAGCTGCAAAAGCAAATGCAAAACCTAAATTATATGAAAAACTTTCAGCTGTTGATGCAATTTTATGTGCTGCATAGCTTAAATTTCCTAGTGATATAACCATCATTTCAAAAATTAACATTCCAATCCTTAAACTTAATTGCTCTGCTGCAGCTGGAATACCGATTTTTAAAATTCTTTTTGCAGTAAAATAATTAAATTTTAAATCTTTTTTCTCAAGTGAAATCCAATTTTTTTTACTCCAAAATACTAAATAGAGAGAAAAAAGTGCTTGAGAAAATCTAGTAAGTGTTGTGCTTAATGCTGCACCAAATATTCCCCATTTAAAGAAATGTATAAGAAGAAAATTTAAAAGTATTTTTAAAATTAA from Fusobacterium simiae encodes the following:
- a CDS encoding OmpA family protein → MNKKLKLILFLFLLVISSSTFTSTLTTKRMRANSIRINALEINKMEALKEEPPEEMTIVLDDRALNFDFDKSVVKPQYNEMLTNLKDFITKNDYEVTIVGHTDYIASNEYNMGLSKRRAEAVKAKLIELGLDPSRIVGIVPRGEEEPIADNATTEGRAKNRRVEFKLVKRGSNGEVNSEASRVIDVKKENKAEE
- a CDS encoding MATE family efflux transporter, with product MNIIGHNYFVANKKLIKNIFQITIPAVFDLLAQTLMMTFDMMMVASLGASAISSVGVGTAAMYALIPALIAVATGTTALLSRAFGADDKVDGKKAFAQSFFIAIPLGIFLTIIFLLFSEQIINLVGNAKDINLKDAILYQNMTVIGFPFLAISISTFYAFRAMGENKIPMIGNSLALILKILLNFLLIHFFKWGIFGAALSTTLTRFSQALFSLYLVFWSKKNWISLEKKDLKFNYFTAKRILKIGIPAAAEQLSLRIGMLIFEMMVISLGNLSYAAHKIASTAESFSYNLGFAFAFAASALVGQELGRGSSKKALKDGYICTIIAVLVMSSFGLLFFIMPHFLVSLFTKDEKVIELSTMALRIVSICQPFSGASLVLAGSLRGAGDTKSVLYITFLGIFLIRIPTTYLFLDVFNFGLAGAWIVMTIDLMIRSSLLFYVFKRGKWKYLQV